Proteins from one Elgaria multicarinata webbii isolate HBS135686 ecotype San Diego chromosome 3, rElgMul1.1.pri, whole genome shotgun sequence genomic window:
- the CCDC174 gene encoding coiled-coil domain-containing protein 174 isoform X2: MDRKKKPLDVTVSSLVDLKAELFRKQEEFKREKLLKDAGAPVKPKATNKKPSIWIKQNKGVSDRAEKDAEQKIEEQQTLDKSRQKLEEKAQLYEQMTKGDFPDEETEDLYLVDFTQKIIDKQREVQEQCANEAARKVAEKENGEEERLSEAEIPPPQDPTEEWVDYVDSLGRSRRCMKKDLPHLLQMDKELQGKRQMTDGKTLLSEDMRRELQRQEWEREEEEALKKPMGPIHYEDIRENEARQLGVGYFAFARDQALRRKQMETLEMLREQTTDQRTKREHLKEKRKAVLEARLSKLRAKKRLKDGDTRENGEEDTAEPVPAEPKPAEVPRASTESRKVEVVIQERKDTKPGVPYVREWDKGKEFTFGLWSKKQSDLRNERDPEFAPPPAYFIGQKRAHDFKSQSWNKPGSSYEKNKQNPRRDLPSPSSETHSSSSQNNQFPPTQASDSGLQDQELVYQSLDDMLSYYKQVT, translated from the exons ATGGACCGTAAAAAGAAGCCATTGGATGTGACGGTTTCCTCG CTTGTAGACTTGAAGGCTGAACTTTTCCGAAAACAGGAAGAATTCAAAAGAGAAAAACTTCTGAAAGATGCTGGAGCCCCTGTAAAGCCCAAAGCTACAAACAAG AAGCCAAGCATTTGGATTAAGCAAAACAAAGGTGTTTCAGATCGAGCTGAAAAAGATGCTGAACAGAAGATAGAAGAGCAGCAAACATTGGATAAATCAAG acagaaactcgAAGAGAAAGCACAACTCTACGAGCAGATGACAAAAGGAGACTTTCCAG ATGAAGAAACTGAGGATTTGTACCTTGTGGATTTCACTCAGAAGATCATTGACAAACAGAGAGAAGTACAAGAACAGTGTGCAAATGAAGCTGCTAGGAAGGTAgcagagaaggagaatggggaagaAGAGAGACTCTCAGAAGCAGAAATTCCACCTCCGCAGGACCCCACTGAAGAATG GGTTGACTATGTGGATTCTTTAGGCCGATCTAGACGCTGCATGAAGAAAGATTTGCCACATCTGCTTCAAATGGATAAAGAGCTCCAAGGGAAGAG gCAAATGACTGATGGGAAAACTCTGTTGTCTGAAGATATGAGAAGGGAGCTTCAACGTCAGGAGtgggaaagagaagaagaagaagccctaaAGAAACCAATGGGGCCAATACATTATGAGGACATTCGAGAAAACG AGGCCAGACAGCTTGGTGTTGGTTACTTTGCCTTTGCCCGTGATCAGGCTTTGAGAAGAAAACAAATGGAAACTTTAGAAATGCTACGAGAACAG aCTACCGACCAGAGAACAAAGCGTGAACATCTGAAGGAGAAACGTAAGGCTGTTCTGGAAGCGAGGCTGTCCAAGCTTCGAGCCAAAAAGAGACTAAAAGATGGTGATACGAGGGAAAATGGAG AGGAAGACACTGCGGAGCCAGTCCCCGCTGAACCCAAGCCTGCAGAAGTGCCAAGAGCTTCCACAGAAAGTAGAAAAGTGGAAGTTGTCATCCAGGAACGGAAAGATACAAAGCCTGGAGTTCCCTACGTTCGAGAGTGGGATAAAGGCAAAG AATTTACTTTTGGACTCTGGTCAAAGAAGCAGTCAGATCTCAGGAATGAACGAGACCCAGAATTTGCACCACCTCCTGCTTACTTTATTGGCCAAAAGAGAGCTCATGACTTTAAAAGCCAGAGCTGGAACAAACCTGGATCCTCATatgaaaaaaacaagcaaaatccgAGAAGGGACCTGCCATCCCCATCCTCTGAGACCCACAGTAGCAGCTCGCAGAACAATCAGTTTCCTCCCACTCAGGCATCTGATAGTGGCTTGCAAGACCAGGAGCTAGTTTACCAAAGTTTAGATGATATGCTGTCCTACTATAAGCAAGTAACATGA
- the CCDC174 gene encoding coiled-coil domain-containing protein 174 isoform X1, which yields MDRKKKPLDVTVSSLVDLKAELFRKQEEFKREKLLKDAGAPVKPKATNKKPSIWIKQNKGVSDRAEKDAEQKIEEQQTLDKSRQKLEEKAQLYEQMTKGDFPDEETEDLYLVDFTQKIIDKQREVQEQCANEAARKVAEKENGEEERLSEAEIPPPQDPTEEWVDYVDSLGRSRRCMKKDLPHLLQMDKELQGKRQMTDGKTLLSEDMRRELQRQEWEREEEEALKKPMGPIHYEDIRENEARQLGVGYFAFARDQALRRKQMETLEMLREQTTDQRTKREHLKEKRKAVLEARLSKLRAKKRLKDGDTRENGAEEDTAEPVPAEPKPAEVPRASTESRKVEVVIQERKDTKPGVPYVREWDKGKEFTFGLWSKKQSDLRNERDPEFAPPPAYFIGQKRAHDFKSQSWNKPGSSYEKNKQNPRRDLPSPSSETHSSSSQNNQFPPTQASDSGLQDQELVYQSLDDMLSYYKQVT from the exons ATGGACCGTAAAAAGAAGCCATTGGATGTGACGGTTTCCTCG CTTGTAGACTTGAAGGCTGAACTTTTCCGAAAACAGGAAGAATTCAAAAGAGAAAAACTTCTGAAAGATGCTGGAGCCCCTGTAAAGCCCAAAGCTACAAACAAG AAGCCAAGCATTTGGATTAAGCAAAACAAAGGTGTTTCAGATCGAGCTGAAAAAGATGCTGAACAGAAGATAGAAGAGCAGCAAACATTGGATAAATCAAG acagaaactcgAAGAGAAAGCACAACTCTACGAGCAGATGACAAAAGGAGACTTTCCAG ATGAAGAAACTGAGGATTTGTACCTTGTGGATTTCACTCAGAAGATCATTGACAAACAGAGAGAAGTACAAGAACAGTGTGCAAATGAAGCTGCTAGGAAGGTAgcagagaaggagaatggggaagaAGAGAGACTCTCAGAAGCAGAAATTCCACCTCCGCAGGACCCCACTGAAGAATG GGTTGACTATGTGGATTCTTTAGGCCGATCTAGACGCTGCATGAAGAAAGATTTGCCACATCTGCTTCAAATGGATAAAGAGCTCCAAGGGAAGAG gCAAATGACTGATGGGAAAACTCTGTTGTCTGAAGATATGAGAAGGGAGCTTCAACGTCAGGAGtgggaaagagaagaagaagaagccctaaAGAAACCAATGGGGCCAATACATTATGAGGACATTCGAGAAAACG AGGCCAGACAGCTTGGTGTTGGTTACTTTGCCTTTGCCCGTGATCAGGCTTTGAGAAGAAAACAAATGGAAACTTTAGAAATGCTACGAGAACAG aCTACCGACCAGAGAACAAAGCGTGAACATCTGAAGGAGAAACGTAAGGCTGTTCTGGAAGCGAGGCTGTCCAAGCTTCGAGCCAAAAAGAGACTAAAAGATGGTGATACGAGGGAAAATGGAG CAGAGGAAGACACTGCGGAGCCAGTCCCCGCTGAACCCAAGCCTGCAGAAGTGCCAAGAGCTTCCACAGAAAGTAGAAAAGTGGAAGTTGTCATCCAGGAACGGAAAGATACAAAGCCTGGAGTTCCCTACGTTCGAGAGTGGGATAAAGGCAAAG AATTTACTTTTGGACTCTGGTCAAAGAAGCAGTCAGATCTCAGGAATGAACGAGACCCAGAATTTGCACCACCTCCTGCTTACTTTATTGGCCAAAAGAGAGCTCATGACTTTAAAAGCCAGAGCTGGAACAAACCTGGATCCTCATatgaaaaaaacaagcaaaatccgAGAAGGGACCTGCCATCCCCATCCTCTGAGACCCACAGTAGCAGCTCGCAGAACAATCAGTTTCCTCCCACTCAGGCATCTGATAGTGGCTTGCAAGACCAGGAGCTAGTTTACCAAAGTTTAGATGATATGCTGTCCTACTATAAGCAAGTAACATGA